DNA sequence from the Candidatus Binatia bacterium genome:
TCAGGCGTCTGGATCGGTGTATTGCGTCGATCGGTAACGGCAAGGAGAAGTCTCTGGCCACGGAGGCGCTGCAGCGTGCCCGGGAAGAACTGGGCTGGGCGGCGATCAACCGACGCTATCTCGCCGAGCTGCGGGCGGAGATCGACCTGCCCCTGGTCGAGATCCCGTACTTGTTTGCCGAGGAGTTCGGTGCCGCGCAGGTACAGGAGATCACCCACCTGGTGGAGGCGCAACTGGTGCCGGCGGCGCGTAGACGCACGGCCACGCTGCAGAAGGGCGGCTAGCGGCGCGATCCGGGCGCCACCGCTTCCGTTTTTTCGGCTAGTTATGAGCAAGAGCACCACCAGCTTGGGCGACGTGTTGCAGAAGCACAGCATTGTCGTCTGTGCCGGCAGTGGCGGGGTCGGCAAGACGACGACGGCGGCGGCCCTGGCGGTCTACGCGGCTCTTGCCGGCCGCCGGACGATGGTGATGACCATCGACCCGGCCAAGCGCCTTGCCAATGCTCTGGGGGTGCGAACTCTGGGGGGTATCGATGCGGCGGTGAGCGTGGACGGCCTCCCCAGGGGCCGCCTGTCGGCGATGATGCTCGATCAGAAGGGTGCGTGGGACGAGATGGTGGAGCGGCACGCGCCGTCGGCTGAGGTCCGGGAGAAGATCCTCGGCAATCGTTTCTACCAGCACCTCTCACAGAGCTTTGCCGGCTCCCAGGATTACATGGCGATCGAACAGCTCTGTACGCTGCACACCGGCGGCGATTACGACCTGATCGTGGTCGATACACCGCCGACCCGTCACGCCCTCGATTTCCTCGAGGCGCCGCAGCGCATCGCCGACTTCCTCGACCGGCGTATCATCAAGTGGTTTGTCCGACCCTACTTCTCGGCGAGCTGGTCGACGATGCGCCTGGTGAACCGGACCGCCGGGTTTCTCTTTCGGCGGCTCGAAGACGCCACGGGTATTTCGGCTCTGGTGGAGGTGTCGGAGTTCTTCACGTCCATGAGTGGTCTCTTCGAGGGATTCGAGCCGCGTGTGCGCCGCGTGTACGACCTGCTGCGCTCCGACGAGACCGCGTTTGTGCTGGTGGCCAGTCCCGAGGAGCAGGTGCTGGTCGAGGCCGAGTACTTCTGCCGCCAGGTGCGCGAGTTGGGGATGGGGCTGCGCGCGGTGGTCTTCAACCGGGTACACCGCGAAGCGGGGGGCACGGGTCGTGCGCGTGCCGTGGATGCGGTGGCGCCGGTGTTGCGGCGGGCGCTCGGGAATGCCGCCGAGACAATGATCGAGAACTTCGCGCGGTACGAGTTGTTGGGGCGGGGAGACGGCTTACGGCTGGATGCCTTTCGGGCGCAACTTCCCAGGGGTGTAGCCGTTGCGGAGGTTCCGAACTTCACTTCGGATATACACAGCGTTGCCGGGCTGCGGTCGATGCACCCT
Encoded proteins:
- a CDS encoding AAA family ATPase, encoding MSKSTTSLGDVLQKHSIVVCAGSGGVGKTTTAAALAVYAALAGRRTMVMTIDPAKRLANALGVRTLGGIDAAVSVDGLPRGRLSAMMLDQKGAWDEMVERHAPSAEVREKILGNRFYQHLSQSFAGSQDYMAIEQLCTLHTGGDYDLIVVDTPPTRHALDFLEAPQRIADFLDRRIIKWFVRPYFSASWSTMRLVNRTAGFLFRRLEDATGISALVEVSEFFTSMSGLFEGFEPRVRRVYDLLRSDETAFVLVASPEEQVLVEAEYFCRQVRELGMGLRAVVFNRVHREAGGTGRARAVDAVAPVLRRALGNAAETMIENFARYELLGRGDGLRLDAFRAQLPRGVAVAEVPNFTSDIHSVAGLRSMHPYLFSD